Proteins encoded within one genomic window of Actinoplanes octamycinicus:
- the rplX gene encoding 50S ribosomal protein L24 → MTVKIKKGDTVVVIAGKDKGAKGKVIAAFPRQDKVLVEGVNRVKKHERIRTTQRGSKTGGIVTQEAAIHISNVQILDDQGKPTRIGYRIDENGTKVRIARTTGKEL, encoded by the coding sequence CTGACCGTGAAGATCAAGAAGGGCGACACGGTCGTCGTCATCGCCGGCAAGGACAAGGGTGCCAAGGGTAAGGTCATCGCGGCCTTCCCGCGGCAGGACAAGGTCCTGGTCGAGGGCGTCAATCGGGTCAAGAAGCACGAACGCATCCGCACCACCCAGCGTGGTTCGAAGACCGGTGGCATCGTCACGCAGGAAGCCGCGATCCACATCTCCAACGTGCAGATCCTGGACGACCAGGGTAAGCCGACCCGGATCGGTTACCGGATCGACGAGAACGGCACCAAGGTCCGTATCGCGCGTACGACCGGTAAGGAACTGTGA
- the rpsH gene encoding 30S ribosomal protein S8, with amino-acid sequence MTMTDPIADMLTRLRNANQAYHDKVTMPYSKIKANIAEVLKAEGYIASWTSEEPEEGAVGKRLVVELKYGQNRERSLAGIKRVSKPGLRVYAKSDELPRVLGGLGVAIISTSQGLLTDKQARKRSVGGEVLAFVW; translated from the coding sequence ATGACGATGACGGACCCGATCGCAGACATGCTGACGCGTCTGCGCAACGCCAACCAGGCGTACCACGACAAGGTGACCATGCCGTACTCGAAGATCAAGGCGAACATCGCCGAGGTCCTCAAGGCGGAGGGCTACATCGCGTCCTGGACGTCTGAGGAGCCCGAGGAGGGCGCGGTCGGCAAGCGTCTGGTCGTTGAGCTCAAGTACGGCCAGAACCGCGAGCGCAGCCTCGCCGGCATCAAGCGCGTCTCGAAGCCGGGCCTGCGGGTTTACGCCAAGTCCGACGAGCTGCCCCGCGTGCTCGGTGGCCTCGGTGTCGCGATCATTTCGACGTCCCAGGGACTGCTGACCGACAAGCAGGCCCGCAAGCGGAGCGTTGGCGGGGAAGTCCTCGCCTTCGTCTGGTAA
- the rpsQ gene encoding 30S ribosomal protein S17 encodes MSENTTAAPRAQRKVREGLVVSDKMDKTVVVEVEDRVKHALYGKVIRRTRKLKVHDEQNSAGIGDRVSIMETRPLSATKRWRIVEILEKAK; translated from the coding sequence ATGAGTGAGAACACCACCGCCGCTCCGCGCGCTCAGCGCAAGGTGCGTGAGGGTCTCGTGGTCAGCGACAAGATGGACAAGACCGTCGTCGTCGAGGTCGAGGACCGGGTCAAGCACGCGCTGTACGGCAAGGTCATCCGCCGTACCCGCAAGCTGAAGGTGCACGACGAGCAGAACTCGGCGGGCATCGGCGACCGTGTCTCGATCATGGAGACTCGTCCGCTCTCCGCCACCAAGCGGTGGCGGATCGTGGAGATCCTCGAAAAGGCCAAGTGA
- a CDS encoding type Z 30S ribosomal protein S14, producing MAKKALILKAAAKPKFAVRAYTRCQKCGRPHSVYRKFGLCRVCVRDMAHRGELPGVSKASW from the coding sequence ATGGCTAAGAAGGCGCTGATCCTCAAGGCGGCCGCGAAGCCGAAGTTCGCCGTGCGCGCTTACACCCGCTGCCAGAAGTGCGGTCGCCCGCACTCGGTCTACCGCAAGTTCGGCCTGTGCCGGGTTTGCGTGCGGGACATGGCTCACCGTGGTGAGCTGCCCGGCGTGTCCAAGGCCTCCTGGTAA
- the rplP gene encoding 50S ribosomal protein L16, whose translation MLMPRKPPKGFRKPHHPDRHGASKGGNRVVFGEFGIQALEPAYVTNRQIESARIAMTRHIKRGGKVWISIFPDQALTKKPAETRMGSGKGSPEWWVANVKPGRILFEMSFPNETVAREAMRRAIHKLPMKCRIVTREVGES comes from the coding sequence ATGCTGATGCCGCGTAAGCCCCCAAAGGGCTTCCGTAAGCCGCACCACCCGGACCGCCACGGCGCGTCCAAGGGCGGCAACCGGGTCGTCTTCGGCGAGTTCGGTATCCAGGCGCTGGAGCCCGCGTACGTGACGAACCGGCAGATCGAGTCGGCGCGTATCGCGATGACCCGTCACATCAAGCGTGGCGGTAAGGTCTGGATCTCGATCTTCCCGGACCAGGCTCTGACCAAGAAGCCGGCCGAGACCCGGATGGGTTCCGGTAAGGGTTCTCCCGAGTGGTGGGTGGCGAACGTCAAGCCGGGTCGCATCCTCTTCGAGATGTCGTTCCCGAACGAGACGGTCGCGCGTGAGGCGATGCGCCGCGCGATCCACAAGCTCCCGATGAAGTGCCGCATCGTGACGCGCGAAGTGGGTGAAAGCTGA
- the rplE gene encoding 50S ribosomal protein L5 yields MTAATETKTQPRLKSKYRAEVLPALQEQYKYGNPMQIPGLVKVVVNMGVGEAARDAKLIDGAVRDLTTITGQKPLVRRATKSIAQFKLREGMPIGAKVTLRGDRMWEFLDRLLSISLPRIRDFRGLDGRKLDGHGNYTFGLTEQSVFHEIDQDKIDRPRGMDITIVTTATTDDEGRALLKLLGFPFKEN; encoded by the coding sequence ATGACTGCCGCCACTGAGACGAAGACGCAGCCGCGTCTGAAGAGCAAGTACCGGGCCGAGGTCCTCCCGGCGCTGCAGGAGCAGTACAAGTACGGCAACCCCATGCAGATCCCCGGCCTGGTCAAGGTCGTCGTGAACATGGGTGTCGGCGAGGCTGCCCGGGACGCCAAGCTGATCGACGGCGCGGTGCGTGACCTGACCACGATCACCGGCCAGAAGCCGCTGGTGCGGCGGGCGACCAAGTCGATCGCGCAGTTCAAGCTCCGTGAGGGCATGCCGATCGGCGCCAAGGTCACCCTCCGCGGCGACCGGATGTGGGAGTTCCTGGACCGGCTGCTGTCCATCTCGCTGCCGCGTATCCGTGACTTCCGTGGTCTCGACGGTCGCAAGCTGGACGGCCACGGCAACTACACCTTCGGCCTGACCGAGCAGTCGGTGTTCCACGAGATCGATCAGGACAAGATCGACCGGCCGCGGGGCATGGACATCACGATCGTCACGACGGCCACGACCGACGACGAGGGCCGGGCGCTGCTGAAGCTCCTGGGCTTCCCGTTCAAGGAGAACTGA
- the rpsS gene encoding 30S ribosomal protein S19: protein MPRSLKKGPFVDDHLLKKVEVQNEKNSKNVIKTWSRRSTIIPDMLGHTIAVHDGRKHVPVFVTEAMVGHKLGEFALTRTFKGHEKDDRKSRRR, encoded by the coding sequence ATGCCTCGCAGCCTGAAGAAGGGCCCGTTCGTCGACGACCACCTGCTCAAGAAGGTGGAAGTCCAGAACGAGAAGAACTCGAAGAACGTCATCAAGACCTGGTCGCGGCGTTCGACCATCATCCCGGACATGCTCGGGCACACGATCGCCGTGCACGACGGGCGCAAGCACGTCCCGGTGTTCGTCACCGAGGCGATGGTCGGGCACAAGCTCGGCGAGTTCGCTCTGACCCGCACGTTCAAGGGTCACGAGAAGGACGACCGCAAGAGCCGTCGTCGCTAA
- the rplN gene encoding 50S ribosomal protein L14, whose amino-acid sequence MIQQESRLRVADNTGAREILCIRVLGGSGRRYASIGDVIVATVKDAIPGAGVKKGDVVKAVIVRTSKERRRPDGSYIRFDENAAVIIKDGGDPRGTRIFGPVGRELRDKRFMKIISLAPEVL is encoded by the coding sequence GTGATCCAGCAGGAGTCGCGACTGCGCGTCGCCGACAACACGGGTGCCCGGGAGATCCTGTGCATCCGCGTACTCGGTGGCTCCGGTCGCCGTTACGCGAGCATCGGCGACGTCATCGTGGCCACGGTCAAGGACGCCATCCCCGGCGCCGGTGTGAAGAAGGGTGACGTCGTCAAGGCGGTCATCGTCCGCACCAGCAAGGAACGGCGTCGTCCGGACGGCTCGTACATCCGCTTCGACGAGAACGCCGCCGTCATCATCAAGGACGGCGGGGACCCCCGCGGTACCCGCATCTTCGGCCCGGTCGGCCGCGAGCTGCGCGACAAGCGGTTCATGAAGATCATCAGCCTGGCGCCGGAGGTGCTCTGA
- the rplV gene encoding 50S ribosomal protein L22: MPAKGDAPVLPGARAIARHVRLSPTKARRVVNLVRGLPAKEALTVLQFAPQAASEQVYKVLASAVANAENNERLDPDALLVSEAFVDEGPTLKRFRPRAQGRAYRIRKRTCHITIAVEAVQSDRPAKKAAAKKADKAAEPAAAESQSTEGAE, translated from the coding sequence ATGCCAGCAAAGGGCGACGCTCCGGTGCTTCCGGGCGCGCGGGCGATTGCGCGACACGTGCGCCTCTCGCCGACCAAGGCGCGCCGGGTGGTCAACCTCGTCCGCGGTCTGCCCGCGAAGGAGGCGCTGACCGTCCTGCAGTTCGCGCCGCAGGCCGCCAGCGAGCAGGTCTACAAGGTGCTTGCCAGTGCCGTGGCGAACGCGGAGAACAACGAGCGGCTCGACCCCGACGCCCTCCTCGTGAGCGAGGCGTTCGTCGACGAGGGTCCGACGCTCAAGCGGTTCCGTCCGCGGGCGCAGGGCCGGGCGTACCGGATCCGCAAGCGCACGTGTCACATCACGATCGCGGTCGAGGCGGTCCAGTCGGACCGCCCGGCGAAGAAGGCAGCGGCGAAGAAGGCTGACAAGGCCGCCGAGCCTGCTGCCGCCGAGTCCCAGAGCACGGAGGGTGCCGAGTAA
- the rpmC gene encoding 50S ribosomal protein L29, with the protein MAAGVKAAELRELSEEELVAKLREAKAELFNLRVQRATGQLDNHRRLQVVRKDVAKIYTIMRERELGLSVAPDEVTA; encoded by the coding sequence ATGGCAGCGGGCGTTAAGGCAGCCGAGCTCCGCGAACTCTCCGAGGAGGAGCTGGTCGCGAAGCTGCGGGAGGCCAAGGCGGAGCTGTTCAACCTTCGCGTGCAGCGCGCGACCGGCCAGCTCGACAATCACCGTCGGCTGCAGGTCGTCCGCAAGGACGTCGCGAAGATCTACACGATCATGCGTGAGCGGGAGCTGGGTCTCTCGGTCGCGCCGGATGAGGTGACGGCATGA
- the rpsC gene encoding 30S ribosomal protein S3 produces MGQKVHPTGFRLGISTDWKSRWFADKLYKDYIGEDVKIRRMMSKGLERAGISKVDIERTRDRVRVDIHTARPGIVIGRKGAEADRIRGELEKLTGKQVQLNILEVKSPESDAQLVAQGVAEQLSSRVSFRRAMRKAMQSAMKNPICKGIRVQVSGRLGGAEMSRTEFYREGRVPLHTLRANIEYGFFEARTTFGRIGVKVWIYKGDAVPGREAVAEAPARPRRDRADRPERPRRGRSGSSGTTAGGTEAGRAAAQSRSTADGDNANDAAVAAAPAPAETQQEG; encoded by the coding sequence ATGGGTCAGAAGGTTCACCCCACCGGGTTCCGCCTCGGCATCTCCACCGACTGGAAGAGCCGCTGGTTCGCGGACAAGCTCTACAAGGACTACATCGGCGAGGACGTCAAGATCCGCCGGATGATGTCCAAGGGCCTCGAGCGCGCCGGCATCTCCAAGGTGGACATCGAGCGGACCCGCGACCGGGTCCGGGTCGACATCCACACCGCCCGGCCGGGCATCGTCATCGGCCGTAAGGGCGCGGAGGCCGACCGGATCCGCGGCGAGCTCGAGAAGCTCACCGGCAAGCAGGTCCAGCTGAACATCCTCGAGGTGAAGAGCCCCGAGTCGGACGCGCAGCTGGTGGCCCAGGGCGTCGCCGAGCAGCTGTCCTCCCGGGTCAGCTTCCGCCGGGCGATGCGCAAGGCCATGCAGTCGGCCATGAAGAACCCGATCTGCAAGGGCATCCGGGTGCAGGTCTCCGGCCGCCTCGGCGGCGCGGAGATGAGCCGCACGGAGTTCTACCGTGAGGGTCGCGTTCCGCTGCACACGCTGCGGGCGAACATCGAGTACGGCTTCTTCGAGGCCCGTACCACGTTCGGCCGGATCGGCGTGAAGGTCTGGATCTACAAGGGCGACGCCGTTCCGGGCCGCGAGGCTGTGGCCGAGGCGCCGGCGCGTCCGCGCCGCGACCGTGCCGACCGTCCCGAGCGTCCGCGCCGTGGCCGTTCCGGTTCGTCCGGCACGACCGCGGGTGGCACCGAGGCCGGCCGGGCTGCGGCCCAGTCCCGGTCCACCGCCGACGGCGACAATGCGAACGACGCCGCGGTTGCCGCGGCTCCGGCTCCGGCCGAGACGCAGCAGGAGGGCTGA